In the genome of Asterias amurensis chromosome 16, ASM3211899v1, one region contains:
- the LOC139948837 gene encoding integrin alpha-8-like isoform X1, with protein sequence MLMRTLLIVSGILLWENGSYAFNMDTDKAIVHGGTNGSLFGYTVAFHREGNINMLLVGAPRAQTSQPDVDKGGAVYRCPVWAGDCRQIDFDTTGHPMNEAGQQDGSKSHQFFGATLQSSGPDGVVVACAPRRVWSLTDFESQDSRRYPAGACFTATNNFGDIEEFTPCIDPRQPGVHKTSACEAGFSAAFTEDLQLILGGPGSFYFQGQVISVALNSSDVQFTPERDIIFDNFYRGYSVVTGRFGPTGVYAASAPRGEGLLGVVSVWNEDLTATDIEIVGSQVAAYFGHALVATDVNNDGLDDLIIGAPMYVDPDSLIERWEVGQVHVYLQNALGEFTETDTLTGTHPGGQFGFSIASLGDINYDDFNDIAVGAPYADDGIVYIYQGRRKGIKQTVSQILRPSDFGLNIKSFGTSLTGGMDMDGNEYKDMMVGASVSSTAVLVRARPIVKVQKTLSFEPEQINLDVKDYRLPTGRIATSFNVTACFSTRGIGIPDNIDVQYSLELDVSLTTTDRAAFVQENNLESSKLTRTIQLIKDDSFKCQKHLAYVKIVIQEKNFPISVRLTYELASSMTNPMDPVNSEVQPILNELPVPVLVEPLLIQNTCKNYLCVPDLLLTAKTTTDLVALGDDWELSIDVDVTNYGEDAYESSFTAVLPDGAAFARLQRISKDLSVECLADENTGEVECDIGNPLPEEHTVSFRLIIRNDGLSGAASMFTIEMSVDSYNYEPRNISGDNYANVTVGVYAAAELSLFGISAPQQVLFFFPNESQIESLQEPETEQEVGPEVQHLYMLRNLGPSEIGETEVKIFWPLVDADGDYLLYLVSANLGTGEACTVEGGVNPDGLELEPVNINGTSSRKRRQAADNGTSEAIPQSQTAKTIECNTKSSFCVAITCTVAAPSGAGADKDSAFVRIKSRMYEKTFFEKTYSKVLITSMATATVLEMPYIQSLLPDVFPVAYSEVSTQVIGQSKSGIPGPTVTNIPLWAYIVAVIGGGLLLAIIFFIMWKVGFFKRKKIVPGDPQAAAQENWQNDVLVPEKK encoded by the exons GCTATTAGTTGGGGCACCGAGAGCCCAAACCTCCCAACCCGACGTGGATAAAGGAGGTGCCGTCTACCGTTGCCCTGTATGGGCCGGAGACTGTCGACAGATTGATTTTGACACCACAG GTCATCCTATGAACGAAGCCGGGCAACAAGATGGTAGCAAGTCACATCAGTTTTTTGGAGCGACGTTACAAAGCTCTGGTCCTGATGGTGTCGTGGTG GCATGTGCTCCACGGAGAGTATGGTCGTTAACCGACTTTGAGTCTCAAGACTCTCGACGGTATCCCGCTGGTGCATGTTTCACTGCGACCAACAACTTCGGGGACATCGAAGAGTTTACGCCGTGCATAG ATCCACGTCAGCCGGGGGTTCATAAAACAAGTGCATGTGAAGCTGGATTCAGTGCAGCTTTCACAGAG GATCTACAATTAATTCTTGGTGGGCCCGGAAGCTTCTACTTCCAag GCCAAGTGATATCTGTCGCCCTCAACTCATCAGATGTGCAATTCACCCCAGAACGTGATATAATCTTTGATAATTTCTATCGCGGTTACTCTGTCGTCACTGGTAGATTCGGCCCGACTGGGGTGTATGCCGCGAGTGCACCCCGCGGCGAAGGACTGCTTGGAGTG GTGTCAGTATGGAACGAGGACTTGACTGCTACTGATATTGAAATTGTTGGGTCGCAGGTTGCTGCCTACTTCGGTCATGCTTTAGTAGCCACAGATGTCAACAATGACGG ATTGGACGATTTGATTATCGGAGCGCCTATGTATGTGGATCCAGATAGTCTAATTGAAAGATGGGAGGTTGGCCAAGTGCACGTCTACCTCCAAAATGCACTG GGTGAATTCACGGAAACTGACACATTGACTGGTACCCACCCAGGAGGTCAATTTGGATTCAGTATTGCTTCACTAGGAGACATCAACTACGACGATTTCAATG ATATTGCCGTTGGAGCTCCGTATGCCGATGACGGAATCGTCTACATCTATCAGGGGCGGCGAAAGGGAATCAAGCAGACTGTCTCCCAG ATCTTACGACCGTCTGATTTCGGCTTGAATATAAAATCATTTGGAACGTCACTAACTGGTGGGATGGACATGGATGGTAACGAATACAAAG ATATGATGGTTGGAGCGTCTGTATCGTCTACCGCTGTGCTTGTCAG GGCACGACCGATTGTAAAAGTTCAGAAAACATTGAGCTTTGAACCAGAACAGATTAATCTTGATGTCAAAGATTACAGATTACCAACAGGGAGAATAGCAACGAG CTTCAATGTGACTGCATGTTTCTCAACAAGAGGGATAGGAATACCAGACAATATCG ATGTCCAGTACAGTCTAGAATTAGACGTCAGTTTAACGACTACCGATCGAGCAGCATTCGTTCAGGAAAACAATTTGGAGTCATCCAAGCTTACTCGAACAATTCAACTCATTAAAGATGACAGCTTCAAGTGTCAGAAACATCTAGCCTATGTCAAG ATTGTTATTCAAGAGAAGAACTTCCCTATAAGTGTTCGTCTAACCTATGAACTTGCTTCTTCGATGACTAACCCCATGGATCCTGTTAACTCGGAAGTGCAACCAATTCTAAATGAACTTCCAGTGCCTGTTCTTGTGGAACCC CTGTTgatacaaaatacatgtaagaaTTACTTGTGTGTTCCAGACCTCCTGCTGACCGCTAAAAc CACTACTGATCTAGTGGCATTGGGTGATGACTGGGAGCTAAGCATCGACGTTGATGTCACGAACTATGGTGAAGACGCTTACGAAAGCTCCTTTACAGCTGTCTTACCAGATGGTGCAGCATTCGCCAGACTCCAAAGGATCTCCAAG GATTTATCCGTAGAGTGTCTGGCGGATGAAAACACCGGAGAAGTGGAATGTGACATTGGAAACCCGCTTCCAGAGGAACATACA GTGAGTTTTAGACTGATTATAAGAAATGATGGATTGTCAGGAGCTGCTTCTATGTTTACAATCGAGATGTCTGTGGATAG TTATAACTATGAACCGAGGAACATCAGTGGCGACAACTATGCTAATGTTACCGTCGGAGTATATGCAGCAGCTGAGCTATCACTTTTTGG GATATCTGCACCACAGCAAGTTCTTTTCTTCTTTCCAAATGAGAGCCAAATTGAGTCATTACAGGAGCCTGAAACAGAGCAGGAGGTGGGGCCAGAAGTGCAACACTTGTACATG CTTCGAAATCTTGGACCAAGCGAGATTGGAGAAACAGAAGTTAAAATCTTCTGGCCACTTGTAGATGCCGACGGGGATTACTTACTGTATCTGGTCAGTGCCAATCTCGGAACTGGAGAGGCATGCACGGTAGAGGGCGGTGTGAATCCTGATGGCTTGGAG CTGGAACCAGTTAACATCAACGGTACCAGTTCACGTAAGCGACGTCAGGCTGCCGACAATGGAACATCAGAAGCAATACCCCAAAGTCAAACTGCTAAGACAATCGAATGTAATACAAAGTCGTCATTTTGTGTCGCAATCACGTGCACGGTCGCAGCACCCAGTGGTGCTGGTGCAGATAAAGACAGTGCGTTTGTTCGAATCAAATCAAGGATGTATGAGAAAACATTCTTTGAG AAAACCTACAGCAAAGTTTTGATTACGTCGATGGCTACTGCTACTGTGCTTGAGATGCCATACATTCAGTCACTTCTTCCCGATGTGTTCCCCGTCGCTTATTCCGAG GTTTCAACTCAAGTAATTGGGCAGAGTAAATCCGGTATCCCAGGGCCCACTGTGACTAATATTCCTCTGTGGGCGTATATTGTTGCTGTGATTGGTGGTGGTCTACTTCTAGCTATTATCTTCTTCATAATGTGGAAG gttGGATTTTTCAAGAGGAAAAAGATCGTTCCCGGTGATCCTCAGGCAGCAGCCCAGGAGAATTGGCAGAATGATGTTCTAGTCCCTGAAAAGAAATGA
- the LOC139948837 gene encoding integrin alpha-8-like isoform X2 translates to MLMRTLLIVSGILLWENGSYAFNMDTDKAIVHGGTNGSLFGYTVAFHREGNINMLLVGAPRAQTSQPDVDKGGAVYRCPVWAGDCRQIDFDTTGHPMNEAGQQDGSKSHQFFGATLQSSGPDGVVVACAPRRVWSLTDFESQDSRRYPAGACFTATNNFGDIEEFTPCIDPRQPGVHKTSACEAGFSAAFTEDLQLILGGPGSFYFQGQVISVALNSSDVQFTPERDIIFDNFYRGYSVVTGRFGPTGVYAASAPRGEGLLGVVSVWNEDLTATDIEIVGSQVAAYFGHALVATDVNNDGLDDLIIGAPMYVDPDSLIERWEVGQVHVYLQNALGEFTETDTLTGTHPGGQFGFSIASLGDINYDDFNDIAVGAPYADDGIVYIYQGRRKGIKQTVSQILRPSDFGLNIKSFGTSLTGGMDMDGNEYKDMMVGASVSSTAVLVRARPIVKVQKTLSFEPEQINLDVKDYRLPTGRIATSFNVTACFSTRGIGIPDNIDVQYSLELDVSLTTTDRAAFVQENNLESSKLTRTIQLIKDDSFKCQKHLAYVKIVIQEKNFPISVRLTYELASSMTNPMDPVNSEVQPILNELPVPVLVEPLLIQNTCKNYLCVPDLLLTAKTTTDLVALGDDWELSIDVDVTNYGEDAYESSFTAVLPDGAAFARLQRISKDLSVECLADENTGEVECDIGNPLPEEHTVSFRLIIRNDGLSGAASMFTIEMSVDSYNYEPRNISGDNYANVTVGVYAAAELSLFGISAPQQVLFFFPNESQIESLQEPETEQEVGPEVQHLYMLRNLGPSEIGETEVKIFWPLVDADGDYLLYLVSANLGTGEACTVEGGVNPDGLELEPVNINGTSSRKRRQAADNGTSEAIPQSQTAKTIECNTKSSFCVAITCTVAAPSGAGADKDSAFVRIKSRMYEKTFFEVIK, encoded by the exons GCTATTAGTTGGGGCACCGAGAGCCCAAACCTCCCAACCCGACGTGGATAAAGGAGGTGCCGTCTACCGTTGCCCTGTATGGGCCGGAGACTGTCGACAGATTGATTTTGACACCACAG GTCATCCTATGAACGAAGCCGGGCAACAAGATGGTAGCAAGTCACATCAGTTTTTTGGAGCGACGTTACAAAGCTCTGGTCCTGATGGTGTCGTGGTG GCATGTGCTCCACGGAGAGTATGGTCGTTAACCGACTTTGAGTCTCAAGACTCTCGACGGTATCCCGCTGGTGCATGTTTCACTGCGACCAACAACTTCGGGGACATCGAAGAGTTTACGCCGTGCATAG ATCCACGTCAGCCGGGGGTTCATAAAACAAGTGCATGTGAAGCTGGATTCAGTGCAGCTTTCACAGAG GATCTACAATTAATTCTTGGTGGGCCCGGAAGCTTCTACTTCCAag GCCAAGTGATATCTGTCGCCCTCAACTCATCAGATGTGCAATTCACCCCAGAACGTGATATAATCTTTGATAATTTCTATCGCGGTTACTCTGTCGTCACTGGTAGATTCGGCCCGACTGGGGTGTATGCCGCGAGTGCACCCCGCGGCGAAGGACTGCTTGGAGTG GTGTCAGTATGGAACGAGGACTTGACTGCTACTGATATTGAAATTGTTGGGTCGCAGGTTGCTGCCTACTTCGGTCATGCTTTAGTAGCCACAGATGTCAACAATGACGG ATTGGACGATTTGATTATCGGAGCGCCTATGTATGTGGATCCAGATAGTCTAATTGAAAGATGGGAGGTTGGCCAAGTGCACGTCTACCTCCAAAATGCACTG GGTGAATTCACGGAAACTGACACATTGACTGGTACCCACCCAGGAGGTCAATTTGGATTCAGTATTGCTTCACTAGGAGACATCAACTACGACGATTTCAATG ATATTGCCGTTGGAGCTCCGTATGCCGATGACGGAATCGTCTACATCTATCAGGGGCGGCGAAAGGGAATCAAGCAGACTGTCTCCCAG ATCTTACGACCGTCTGATTTCGGCTTGAATATAAAATCATTTGGAACGTCACTAACTGGTGGGATGGACATGGATGGTAACGAATACAAAG ATATGATGGTTGGAGCGTCTGTATCGTCTACCGCTGTGCTTGTCAG GGCACGACCGATTGTAAAAGTTCAGAAAACATTGAGCTTTGAACCAGAACAGATTAATCTTGATGTCAAAGATTACAGATTACCAACAGGGAGAATAGCAACGAG CTTCAATGTGACTGCATGTTTCTCAACAAGAGGGATAGGAATACCAGACAATATCG ATGTCCAGTACAGTCTAGAATTAGACGTCAGTTTAACGACTACCGATCGAGCAGCATTCGTTCAGGAAAACAATTTGGAGTCATCCAAGCTTACTCGAACAATTCAACTCATTAAAGATGACAGCTTCAAGTGTCAGAAACATCTAGCCTATGTCAAG ATTGTTATTCAAGAGAAGAACTTCCCTATAAGTGTTCGTCTAACCTATGAACTTGCTTCTTCGATGACTAACCCCATGGATCCTGTTAACTCGGAAGTGCAACCAATTCTAAATGAACTTCCAGTGCCTGTTCTTGTGGAACCC CTGTTgatacaaaatacatgtaagaaTTACTTGTGTGTTCCAGACCTCCTGCTGACCGCTAAAAc CACTACTGATCTAGTGGCATTGGGTGATGACTGGGAGCTAAGCATCGACGTTGATGTCACGAACTATGGTGAAGACGCTTACGAAAGCTCCTTTACAGCTGTCTTACCAGATGGTGCAGCATTCGCCAGACTCCAAAGGATCTCCAAG GATTTATCCGTAGAGTGTCTGGCGGATGAAAACACCGGAGAAGTGGAATGTGACATTGGAAACCCGCTTCCAGAGGAACATACA GTGAGTTTTAGACTGATTATAAGAAATGATGGATTGTCAGGAGCTGCTTCTATGTTTACAATCGAGATGTCTGTGGATAG TTATAACTATGAACCGAGGAACATCAGTGGCGACAACTATGCTAATGTTACCGTCGGAGTATATGCAGCAGCTGAGCTATCACTTTTTGG GATATCTGCACCACAGCAAGTTCTTTTCTTCTTTCCAAATGAGAGCCAAATTGAGTCATTACAGGAGCCTGAAACAGAGCAGGAGGTGGGGCCAGAAGTGCAACACTTGTACATG CTTCGAAATCTTGGACCAAGCGAGATTGGAGAAACAGAAGTTAAAATCTTCTGGCCACTTGTAGATGCCGACGGGGATTACTTACTGTATCTGGTCAGTGCCAATCTCGGAACTGGAGAGGCATGCACGGTAGAGGGCGGTGTGAATCCTGATGGCTTGGAG CTGGAACCAGTTAACATCAACGGTACCAGTTCACGTAAGCGACGTCAGGCTGCCGACAATGGAACATCAGAAGCAATACCCCAAAGTCAAACTGCTAAGACAATCGAATGTAATACAAAGTCGTCATTTTGTGTCGCAATCACGTGCACGGTCGCAGCACCCAGTGGTGCTGGTGCAGATAAAGACAGTGCGTTTGTTCGAATCAAATCAAGGATGTATGAGAAAACATTCTTTGAGGTAATAAAGTAA